From the genome of Glycine max cultivar Williams 82 chromosome 2, Glycine_max_v4.0, whole genome shotgun sequence, one region includes:
- the LOC100807485 gene encoding protein SMAX1-LIKE 3: protein MRTGSCAVQQGLTPEAASIVKQAVTLAKRRGHAQVTPLHVANTMLSITNGLLRTACLQSHSHPLQCKALELCFNVALNRLPASTSSSPMLQGSHHHHSHACPSISNALVAAFKRAQAHQRRGSVENQQQPLLAVKIKLEQLIISILDDPSVSRVMREAGFSSTQVKSNVEQAVSLEICSQDNGSGKNNNNSNKAKENNSSGEKGSVLDPIRVEDVASVIENLGSERKRSVVIVGECVTSLEGVVRGVMEKVDKGDVGDECTLRGVKFISLSLSSFGNVSRVEVEQKVGELRSLVKASEHSKGYVLYLGDLKWVFDFRARGSQGGGCYCPVDHMVVEIGKLVNGVEENGARFWVMGVATFQAYMRCKNGQPSLETLWGLHPITIPAGSLRLSLITDSGVQNQPTNEKADNRTTWLLLEGVGDDHKQQPCFAEPSTKNETTEVRSLQSSSTCNSDSSSTLPAWLQQYKNENKGITHNDQNCVPVGELCKKWNSMCSSIQKQPYPSDKTLSLSSVSPSSSNSNFSYEQQHPNLLQTHHEWQVGEPPKDSLNNYHFWISNNGTNNNTNEPTLRVYIPENNNKQPFSSPNPSSNPNSTSSSDIMEVEHVREFKELNTENLKTLCNALEKKVPWQKDIIPEIASTLLQCRSGMVRRKGKVMRNSEEVKEETWLFFQGVDVEAKEKIARELARLVFGSQNDVVSIALSTFASTRADSTEDYSRNKRSREETSCSYIERFAEAMACNPHRVFLVEDIEQADYCSQLGFKRAIERGRVADSKGEEVALCDAIIILSCESFSSRSRACSPSVKQKPLTEEEKNGGDMVATLEVTSPCVSLDLNISIDDENEVEDKSVDEIGLLESVDKKVIFNFQEL, encoded by the exons ATGAGAACTGGAAGCTGCGCCGTGCAACAGGGTCTAACCCCGGAGGCCGCGAGCATAGTGAAGCAAGCCGTGACGCTGGCGAAGCGTCGCGGCCATGCACAGGTGACGCCCCTCCACGTGGCGAACACCATGCTCTCCATCACCAACGGTCTTCTGAGAACCGCGTGTCTCCAATCCCACTCCCACCCTCTCCAGTGCAAGGCCTTGGAGCTTTGCTTCAACGTTGCCCTGAATCGCTTACCGGCTTCGACTTCTTCTAGCCCCATGTTGCAAGGCTCTCACCACCACCACTCTCACGCGTGCCCCTCCATCTCAAACGCTTTGGTTGCAGCGTTCAAACGCGCTCAAGCCCACCAGCGACGTGGATCCGTCGAGAATCAGCAACAACCTCTCTTGGCAGTTAAAATAAAACTCGAGCAACTCATTATTTCGATCTTGGATGACCCTAGTGTTAGCCGAGTCATGAGAGAAGCTGGTTTCTCTAGCACCCAAGTTAAAAGCAACGTTGAACAAGCTGTTTCTTTGGAAATATGCTCTCAGGATAATGGTAGTGgtaaaaataacaacaatagtAATAAGGCAAAGGAAAACAATAGCAGTGGAGAGAAAGGGTCGGTGTTGGATCCTATTAGGGTTGAGGATGTTGCTAGTGTTATTGAAAATTTGGGgagtgagagaaagagaagtgTTGTGATTGTGGGAGAGTGTGTTACTAGTCTTGAAGGTGTAGTTAGGGGAGTGATGGAAAAAGTTGATAAAGGGGATGTTGGTGATGAGTGTACTCTTAGGGGTGTTAAGtttatctctctttctctttcttcttttgggaATGTTTCGAGAGTGGAGGTGGAGCAAAAGGTGGGGGAGCTTAGGAGTCTTGTGAAGGCAAGTGAACATAGCAAAGGGTATGTTTTGTATTTGGGGGATCTCAAATGGGTGTTTGATTTTAGGGCTCGTGGATCACAAGGGGGAGGGTGTTATTGTCCTGTGGATCACATGGTAGTAGAGATTGGGAAGCTTGTGAATGGGGTTGAAGAGAATGGTGCAAGGTTTTGGGTGATGGGTGTTGCCACTTTTCAAGCTTACATGAGATGCAAAAATGGCCAGCCATCGTTGGAGACTCTTTGGGGTCTTCATCCTATCACTATTCCTGCGGGGAGCTTGCGCTTGAGTCTCATCACTGACAG TGGTGTACAAAACCAGCCCACAAACGAGAAAGCTGACAACAGAACTACCTGGCTCTTACTTGAAGGAGTGGGGGATGATCACAAACAACAACCTTGCTTCGCGGAACCTTCCACCAAGAATGAGACCACCGAAGTTCGAAGCTTGCAAAGCAGTAGTACTTGTAATAGTGACTCAAGTTCAACCCTTCCTGCATGGCTCCAACAGTACAAAAATGAGAATAAAGGAATCACCCATAATGATCAG AACTGTGTCCCAGTGGGAGAGCTTTGCAAAAAGTGGAACTCTATGTGTAGTTCAATCCAAAAGCAACCTTATCCTTCCGACAAAACCCTCTCATTATCCTCGGTGTCACCTTCTTCATCAAACTCAAACTTCTCATACGAACAGCAGCATCCTAATTTGCTCCAAACCCATCACGAGTGGCAAGTGGGTGAACCACCCAAAGATTCATTGAACAACTACCATTTCTGGATCTCCAACAATGGCACCAACAACAACACCAATGAACCCACTTTGAGAGTGTACATTCCAGAGAATAACAATAAGCAACCATTCTCATCACCAAATCCAAGTTCAAACCCTAATTCCACTTCTTCCAGTGACATCATGGAAGTGGAGCACGTGAGAGAGTTCAAAGAGTTAAACACGGAGAATCTGAAAACACTGTGCAATGCTTTGGAGAAAAAAGTGCCGTGGCAGAAAGACATAATACCCGAAATTGCGAGCACCCTTTTGCAATGCCGTTCTGGCATGGTGAGAAGAAAAGGGAAAGTGATGAGAAACAGTGAAGAAGTGAAAGAAGAGACGTGGTTGTTCTTCCAAGGTGTTGATGTTGAAGCCAAGGAGAAAATAGCAAGAGAACTAGCTAGACTTGTTTTTGGGTCCCAAAACGACGTCGTTTCGATTGCACTTAGCACTTTTGCTTCAACAAGAGCAGATTCTACTGAAGATTATAGCAGGAAcaaaagatcaagagaagaaacaAGTTGCAGTTACATTGAGAGGTTCGCAGAAGCAATGGCTTGTAACCCTCACAGAGTGTTTCTTGTTGAAGATATAGAGCAAGCAGATTATTGTTCTCAACTTGGTTTCAAAAGGGCCATTGAGAGGGGAAGGGTTGCGGATTCAAAAGGCGAAGAGGTTGCACTTTGCGATGCTATCATCATTCTAAGCTGTGAAAGTTTCAGTTCTAGGTCAAGGGCTTGTTCTCCGTCGGTCAAACAAAAACCGCTGACTGAGGAAGAAAAGAATGGTGGTGACATGGTTGCAACTTTGGAGGTGACAAGTCCTTGTGTTTCTTTGGATTTGAATATTTCCATTGATGATGAAAACGAGGTTGAGGATAAGTCAGTGGATGAAATTGGGCTTCTTGAATCAGTAGACAAAAAGGTTATCTTCAACTTTCAGGAATTGTGA